ACGACGGAATTGACTGGAAAGAGGTCTGGAAACATTAGAGAATCTTGGGTTGTATTTCGGTTGATTTGTTCTTTGTCACCTAACTAAAAGGAACTCCGAGGTAAAAATATTCGAAACATAAAACTGACAAAAGCAATTGTCTTTAGTCTGAAATAGATTAATTTTAATGGCAAAGAATTCATCAAAATGTTGCCGACGCACTTGTCATGAATGTGACAGTTAATGACTTAAGAACCTTTCAGGAAAGCAAACACCACACCATCTCTGTATTTATTACAGCGGCTTGTTTGATCGCCATATCAGCAGTTGCTTTGGGCGGAAATTTGCTCGTATTGGCGGCAATAGCCATAAATAGGAATCTTCGCTCTTTATCAGATCTCTTTGTAGCAAATTTAGCCCTCGCAGACTTGTGCCAAGCTTGTGTGGCGGTTCCTCTACGGGTTGTCAATCTGTTTGGATCAGAACATGGACCGATTATTCCCTGTCATGCAGTGGTTTTGTTTTCCGTTCTGTTTGGTGGCGCTTCTAACTTCGGCATTTTACTTGTGAGTGTAGACAAATTTATAGCCATAAAATGGCCATTCAAATATAACAATTGGACTACGGTGAAATTGTTTATTTGCACTATTGTCCTAAGCTGGCTTTCCCTGATCATATATTCAGTTTTACCCGTGATAGGGTGGGGTAAGGCTGCAACCGCGGACTTTTCTTCAACTTGCCGTTTCATGGATACACTGGACAAGCACTATGTGGCCAcagcttatttatttattcacggAATGCCATTAACATCTATCATTTTCATATACTTCTTCATCCTCAAAGCCACGTTCCGACATTCGAGGGCAATTGCGGCACAAGAATTGAGCTTGAGAACAAATAACTTTCCAATCAGTAACGCTGCTTTAATCACTAACGAGGAGATGAGCACCAACGGTGATCGGGAGCAAAAGCAAAGTGGCAGGAATCAACGCCGGCACCTGCGTGCCTGTGCCCAGCCCAGCAGACGGGGCAAAGGTGTTCGTATGGTCGCCGTTTTAGTAGGTCTCTTTATCATCCTAGTGCTGCCGATCATTGTGATTGACGTGCTAGAGATCTGGAAAGAACCATTCGTACCGCTCGCCGTTGTTTATGTTGCAATCTGCTTGATTTATGCCAATTCGGCCGTAAATGTGTTCATATACGCTGGCTGGAGCTCCGAGTACAAAAGAACGTTTCGTGGTCTTTTAAGTTCTTTTTGGGAGTTACTGTTAAGACCGTGCTCTTAACAAACAGGATTAAGCTTTGCACCTCTGGCGAAGTTCCAAAGCTGGATTGATTTCACAACTTCCCACGCATCATACAGTCGCATTCATTGTATCTCCCCACATCATACACAGTTTCGAACTCTTTTATTCAGAGGAGCTCAATCTGTACTTcgcccaggggccccactcacatattttaatgacgggggggtccgaaggatttttttgagtctgacattttggccaaaagggatttttttgggtctatgaaagacgccGGGATATTTTGGGGTCGCGAAAACAACAGAGGGATTTTTTTGTGTACTTTgtttttcatcagctcaaatcaaaaataacataagctcaatttatagttttgtttttgaccaaaacaaaagttgaagttggcatgttttagctttccagaagataaataataaaatttgctgatgcaaaaacactgagggatttttctgggtatgctaaaaaaagtagggatttttttgggtagacaaattctgaagttgggattttttgggtataaaaaatgaacctctgtcggaaccccccgtcattaaaatatgtgagtgagGCCCCTGGGATACTTCGATTGAATTCGAAAAATGAAAGTTCGATGCGAAGCGCCGGGATTTTTGACATATCCCCTCttgaccaaaaaaaagaaaaatgacaacaaaacccGTCTTGATTAGGAAATACTACTACTTGACAGCTGAGACAAAAGGTAACAAAAGGGTCATAGCTGTTCGTAATTCTGGTGTAAAGGAAGTTGTGAAAAGAAATGCCAGTAGCGTACTGCGAAATACTCACCGTATGTTCCTGACAGTTTCAAGCGACTGAAAACGCCACAAAATCGCAGAACACGACACTAAAAACATACGGTGAGTtatctttattcattttactTACATTATATCAATATTTGGAAATCAAAAGGTCCAAGATACTGTGTTTTATGAAGCATTTCTAACGATTACTTGAATCAGGCCGAGTGCGGGCGTTACGAAATACAGTATGGGATCAAATGCCGCGCGTGACATCATGATCCCTCGAACAGTTCGGATGGTCCACCTATGGTGCCAGTAAGGAGTAAAATACAGTTTGCAGACAGTAgagtccgatagcccagggctattGCATTTTGCTATccggctagtgaattctgttcttggCATGCCCTAGGGGAAAGTGAAGTATCTTTTGGGAATTCAAAtgacagaagaactgtaatcaaccTTGCTcatcgaaaatattttttcgggTTAGTCGAAATGACTTTTCGGCTAGTATGTGCCcttcgggcaagctgtaaaagtgagtttctttgcacactgccGGAAATGACGCGAATCATATCAAGTACTGTACTACCATATCAAGTTTACATTTGGGATACAGACCAGCAAAGGAACAAGTGCCCAAGTGGAAAGACCCAGACAACCTGCCCAGAAAAAAGTCCAACTGGAAAAAGTCGGATGATACGCTATACAACAGGTACTCTAAGACACTGAATGGCCATTCAGTTAATCAGTTGAGCACAATTTATGGATACTAAACGTTCAATTAAATACAAATCTCTCTAAAAGGGGAGTTAATTGACTGTTTTCAGTAATGAAAGGCAAAACTGTACCAGctacagcacagagaaagataAAGACTATGAAtaattgaaacaaaggaaaataaaatttaaaccaaggatgaaaTGGCACCATAACATGTATTTTCGGTCAAGTTGAACTGACATATGCTAAAAGTGATTTTTAAGTTTTGAAAAGTGAGAAAGGTGGGTTGATTCTCCTGATGCCTGACGAAAATGTTAAAGATGACAATGATGATTAGGATGATCAATGTTATGAGATTGAAGACAATCTGCAATGTTATTTAAGGGAGCCGTATAAGGGTAAAGGGGGTAATTATGGTGTGAATAGAGCTGGCTTCTTTCCAAAGTAAGGAACATTGATTTTTAGCAATTAAGAATAAAAGCGTTCTTTACTGAACCTTGAAGTAACAAACTTCACTTGAGAAGTGGTATATCAATAATGTTACAAAAGCTTAACCTTACAAGTATCAACAAAAGAATTGACATCCCTCATTGCTGCCTCCAGAAATTACTCTTATCCCCCCTTttgtttaaaactaaaattataaaGATCTCCACTAAAAATCCGATAACAATATGCAGTACCTTGTGGCACATTTTAAGCCGTGTTgatgttttgtattttgaagGAATTCATCATCCATATTGGTCCAGTCTGCTTTTCGATCTAGGATTAATTGTTGCGATTCATAGCAATTGCAGTCAAAATGCTTCAAAAAGCAGAAGACACCAATCCCGAAATTAAAATACCGTTATTCTATTAGTGTTGTGAAGTTACCGATTAAGTTTTGAAGTTAAACCTACGAAACTTAAGTATCGCAGTCAAGAGAAGAGAAGGCGTTTCTTTGCAAGTATGAGCTAAGTTGTGAGAGCGCATTTCCGACGTAATACGGTATTTATGATCGTACGAAATGGATAATGACTGACACTTAATATGAAGTTACTATGAATAAAATGTCAACACATTGGTCTGGTTGCCGCGCACTAGCAGCACCGGCGGCAGGTCAGCGGATAGCACCTCAAGCCAGCTCATGTACATCAAGGGGGTGGTGACGTCCGTGACAGGGACTGGGATGGAGATGACAACAAGTCTGGTGTCCTGTGTACAGTTCTGTCTCACTAGCTCCCCAATGCGAATCGTCCTAAGGATCTTCTGATCCTCAATTGGTGCGTCTCCGAGTTCATCTTTTACTGGAAGGCGCCTGAAAGCATCAATACTCTCTTTGGAAGGCCTCTTGTTGACTCCTTCTACCTCTTCCACGCAGCTGGCATCTATGCGGAATTTTTTC
The sequence above is a segment of the Porites lutea chromosome 3, jaPorLute2.1, whole genome shotgun sequence genome. Coding sequences within it:
- the LOC140929378 gene encoding adenosine receptor A2a-like, which gives rise to MNVTVNDLRTFQESKHHTISVFITAACLIAISAVALGGNLLVLAAIAINRNLRSLSDLFVANLALADLCQACVAVPLRVVNLFGSEHGPIIPCHAVVLFSVLFGGASNFGILLVSVDKFIAIKWPFKYNNWTTVKLFICTIVLSWLSLIIYSVLPVIGWGKAATADFSSTCRFMDTLDKHYVATAYLFIHGMPLTSIIFIYFFILKATFRHSRAIAAQELSLRTNNFPISNAALITNEEMSTNGDREQKQSGRNQRRHLRACAQPSRRGKGVRMVAVLVGLFIILVLPIIVIDVLEIWKEPFVPLAVVYVAICLIYANSAVNVFIYAGWSSEYKRTFRGLLSSFWELLLRPCS